A part of Gramella sp. MAR_2010_147 genomic DNA contains:
- the pdxH gene encoding pyridoxamine 5'-phosphate oxidase: MQKDLKAYRKSYEKGKLLEEDIPANPNDLFKSWFHLADTSSHVEEANAMSISTVNKNGFPKARVVLLKGYGIDGFTFFTNYNSSKGKDLLENPKCCISFFWPSLEKQIIIQGIVEKISDKKSEEYFQSRPRGSQLGALASNQSSVIPSRDYLEDKLTRLEKEYENKQIPKPKEWGGFLLKPVSFEFWQGRANRLHDRILFTQEENNWKIERLAP, from the coding sequence ATGCAAAAGGATTTAAAAGCTTATCGTAAATCTTATGAGAAAGGAAAACTTCTTGAAGAAGATATTCCTGCGAATCCAAATGATTTATTTAAATCATGGTTTCATTTAGCCGATACATCTTCTCATGTAGAAGAAGCCAATGCCATGAGTATTTCTACTGTTAATAAAAATGGTTTTCCTAAAGCCAGGGTGGTATTGCTTAAAGGTTACGGGATTGATGGTTTTACCTTTTTTACAAACTATAATTCTAGCAAAGGAAAGGATCTACTAGAAAACCCCAAATGTTGTATCTCATTTTTCTGGCCTTCTTTAGAAAAACAAATTATCATACAGGGGATAGTCGAGAAAATTTCAGATAAAAAGTCTGAGGAATATTTTCAATCCAGACCGCGAGGAAGTCAGTTAGGAGCTCTTGCTTCTAATCAAAGCTCGGTTATTCCATCAAGGGATTATCTTGAAGATAAACTTACCAGGTTGGAAAAAGAATATGAAAATAAACAAATCCCTAAACCTAAGGAATGGGGTGGTTTTTTACTTAAACCAGTAAGTTTTGAATTCTGGCAGGGTAGAGCAAATCGCTTACATGACAGGATACTGTTTACTCAAGAAGAAAATAATTGGAAAATTGAAAGACTGGCACCGTAA
- a CDS encoding histidine phosphatase family protein, with protein MKRLILVRHGKSSWDNNLPDHKRPLKKRAYNDAELVLSAFQHFYQPGALFWTSYAVRAHETAKLFKERLKIKDIDFKVKEDLYTFNQNELLSEIKTCDNSRDKLIVFGHNPAMTILVNSLGDKKLDNLPTTGLCVIDFEVDSWDQIRKGKTILTLLPKNLR; from the coding sequence ATGAAAAGATTAATTTTAGTTAGACATGGTAAATCCAGCTGGGATAATAACCTTCCAGATCATAAGCGACCACTAAAGAAAAGGGCTTATAATGATGCTGAGCTTGTTTTAAGTGCATTTCAGCATTTTTATCAACCTGGTGCGCTTTTCTGGACCAGTTATGCGGTAAGAGCACACGAAACAGCTAAATTGTTCAAAGAGCGATTGAAAATTAAAGATATAGATTTTAAAGTAAAGGAAGACCTGTATACTTTCAATCAAAACGAATTACTGTCTGAAATTAAGACCTGTGATAATAGCAGAGATAAACTAATTGTATTCGGGCACAATCCTGCCATGACAATTCTTGTGAATTCTCTGGGAGATAAAAAGCTGGATAATCTTCCTACCACAGGTTTGTGCGTGATAGATTTTGAAGTAGACTCCTGGGACCAGATACGCAAGGGAAAAACAATTTTAACCTTATTGCCTAAAAATCTTCGATAG
- the ppk1 gene encoding polyphosphate kinase 1, whose protein sequence is MAEKRYINRELSWLSFNARVLQEAADETVPLIERLRFLGIFSNNLDEFFKVRYATVKRIDLAGKAGKSVLGGIKASKLLEAITKIVIDQQSESLKILEDIQTKLRGHNINIIKENEVTGSQQEFIKNFFLSKVSPALVTIILNDLPEMPSLKDSAAYLAVKMVMTDETEPAQGIAKILNKPPKEKRYVLIEIPRNIERFVVLPEENGEQFIILLDDLIRYNLNTIFNIFKYESLSAHMIKITRDAELDLDSDLSKSFIEKISDSVKDRIKGDPVRFVYDKNIDSDTLTYLMNKMGIDSTDSIIPGGRYHNRRDYMDFPSIGKEDLYYEVREPLPIPGLILQTSVLKGIAEKDYLLYTPYQSFAYVVKFLREAALDPKVKTIKITIYRLAKISHIASSLINAVKNGKKVTVQIELRARFDEVANIRYAEQMQEEGVKLIFGVPGLKVHCKTCVIEREEEGKLKRYGFISTGNFNENTSRVYTDYTLFTADPSILKEVNMVFDFFETNYKVNKYKHLIVSPHYTRNVIYNLIQNEIDNAKNGKPSGIRLKLNSLSDNGVIDKLYMASKAGVKIKLIIRGICCLVPGVEGLSENIEAISIVDKFLEHPRVFIFENNDDSRVYISSADFMTRNLDQRVEISCPIYDEDIKQELMETFEISWSDNVKARNHCRGMENPYRDNKEPKLRSQFALYDYYLKKIDINE, encoded by the coding sequence ATGGCCGAGAAACGTTATATAAACAGAGAGTTAAGCTGGTTATCTTTTAATGCCAGAGTTTTACAGGAAGCCGCAGATGAAACAGTCCCCTTAATTGAAAGGCTTAGGTTTCTCGGAATATTTTCCAATAATCTTGATGAATTTTTCAAGGTTAGATATGCCACGGTTAAACGTATTGACCTTGCCGGAAAAGCTGGGAAAAGTGTTTTAGGCGGAATAAAAGCCAGTAAACTTCTTGAAGCGATTACCAAAATTGTGATCGATCAGCAGTCTGAAAGTTTAAAAATTCTTGAAGACATTCAAACTAAGCTACGAGGTCATAACATAAATATTATAAAGGAAAATGAGGTAACCGGAAGTCAGCAGGAATTCATTAAAAACTTTTTCCTTAGTAAGGTGAGTCCGGCTCTGGTAACTATAATTTTGAATGATCTTCCTGAAATGCCTTCATTAAAGGATAGCGCGGCCTATTTAGCGGTAAAAATGGTTATGACAGATGAAACCGAGCCTGCCCAGGGAATTGCAAAAATCCTTAATAAACCACCAAAAGAAAAAAGGTATGTCTTAATTGAAATCCCAAGAAATATAGAACGCTTTGTGGTATTGCCGGAAGAAAATGGAGAACAGTTTATAATACTATTAGATGATCTCATTAGGTATAATCTAAATACCATATTCAATATTTTCAAATATGAAAGCCTTTCGGCTCATATGATCAAAATTACGAGAGATGCAGAGCTGGACCTGGATAGTGATCTTAGTAAAAGTTTCATCGAGAAGATTTCAGATAGTGTAAAAGACAGGATAAAGGGTGACCCTGTTAGATTTGTTTATGATAAGAACATAGACAGTGATACGCTCACCTACCTTATGAATAAGATGGGGATTGATTCTACTGATAGTATTATACCTGGCGGTAGATATCATAACCGCAGGGATTATATGGATTTTCCAAGTATAGGAAAAGAAGATCTTTATTATGAAGTGAGGGAGCCATTGCCCATTCCCGGGTTAATTCTTCAAACAAGTGTATTAAAAGGAATTGCCGAAAAGGATTATTTGCTTTATACACCTTACCAGAGCTTTGCCTATGTTGTTAAGTTTTTGAGAGAAGCAGCTTTAGATCCTAAGGTTAAGACAATAAAAATCACGATTTACCGGCTCGCAAAAATATCACATATCGCCAGTTCGCTTATTAATGCGGTTAAAAATGGTAAAAAAGTTACTGTTCAAATCGAGCTTAGAGCAAGATTTGATGAAGTTGCAAATATTCGGTATGCAGAACAGATGCAGGAGGAGGGTGTAAAACTTATCTTTGGAGTTCCCGGTCTCAAAGTTCACTGTAAGACCTGCGTTATTGAAAGGGAAGAAGAAGGTAAACTTAAAAGATATGGCTTTATAAGTACCGGGAACTTTAATGAAAATACTTCCAGGGTTTATACAGATTATACTTTATTTACTGCCGATCCTTCTATTCTGAAGGAAGTCAATATGGTATTTGACTTTTTTGAAACCAATTACAAGGTAAATAAATACAAACATCTTATTGTTTCTCCTCACTATACCAGGAATGTAATTTATAATCTTATTCAAAATGAGATTGATAATGCTAAAAATGGCAAGCCATCTGGGATTCGTCTAAAACTGAATAGTCTTTCAGATAATGGCGTAATAGATAAGCTATATATGGCCAGTAAAGCGGGAGTGAAGATAAAACTAATTATTCGTGGTATATGTTGTCTGGTTCCCGGTGTTGAAGGCTTAAGTGAAAATATTGAAGCTATAAGCATCGTGGATAAATTTCTGGAGCATCCCAGAGTTTTTATATTTGAGAATAATGATGATTCCCGGGTTTATATTTCTTCCGCAGATTTTATGACGAGAAACCTTGACCAGCGAGTAGAGATTTCTTGCCCTATTTATGATGAAGATATCAAGCAAGAACTTATGGAAACATTTGAAATTAGCTGGAGCGATAACGTGAAAGCAAGAAACCATTGCCGTGGTATGGAAAATCCATACAGGGATAACAAAGAACCAAAACTGCGCTCACAGTTCGCTTTATATGATTATTATTTAAAAAAAATTGATATTAACGAGTAA
- a CDS encoding rod shape-determining protein, translating to MIKQKTYAAIDIGSNAVRLLVSTITEKEGMETNFRKTSLVRVPIRLGADVFLKKKVSEKNTTRMIDTMHAFNLIMKSHGVEKYKACATSAMREAQNGDEIAQIIKKKSGLDIEIIDGSHEAAIIAATDLHALIQNDCNYLYVDVGGGSTEYTMYSNGKTVASRSFKVGTVRMMEDLVEHKTWEEMQQWVKETTRNFEEIDLIGSGGNINNIFKTSGKKVGKPLSLKYLKDYDEKLNSYTYEERITELDLKNDRADVIIPASRIYVNSMKWAKANWIHVPQIGLADGIIKSLYNESNRKKKA from the coding sequence ATGATAAAACAAAAAACATACGCCGCAATTGATATTGGTTCCAATGCCGTTAGACTTTTAGTGTCTACCATTACAGAAAAAGAAGGTATGGAAACTAACTTTAGAAAGACTTCTCTTGTTAGGGTTCCAATTAGGTTGGGAGCAGATGTATTCTTAAAAAAGAAGGTATCTGAAAAGAATACCACAAGAATGATAGATACCATGCATGCTTTTAATTTAATTATGAAATCTCATGGTGTTGAAAAATATAAGGCCTGTGCCACTTCAGCAATGAGAGAAGCACAAAATGGGGATGAAATTGCGCAAATTATTAAGAAGAAATCTGGGTTAGATATTGAGATCATCGATGGAAGTCACGAAGCCGCTATTATTGCAGCAACAGATCTTCATGCGCTTATTCAAAATGACTGTAATTATCTCTATGTAGATGTGGGGGGAGGTAGTACCGAGTATACCATGTACAGCAATGGTAAAACGGTGGCCTCAAGATCTTTTAAGGTGGGTACCGTAAGGATGATGGAAGATCTTGTAGAACATAAGACCTGGGAAGAGATGCAGCAATGGGTAAAGGAAACCACCAGAAATTTTGAAGAAATAGATCTGATTGGTTCCGGAGGAAACATCAACAATATTTTCAAAACGAGCGGAAAAAAGGTAGGGAAACCCTTAAGCCTCAAATATCTTAAAGATTACGATGAGAAGTTGAATTCTTACACTTATGAAGAGAGAATTACAGAGTTGGACTTAAAGAATGATAGGGCAGATGTAATTATTCCTGCATCCAGGATCTATGTTAATTCTATGAAATGGGCCAAAGCAAATTGGATACATGTCCCTCAAATTGGTCTTGCAGATGGGATCATAAAATCTTTATACAACGAATCAAATAGGAAAAAGAAGGCCTAA
- a CDS encoding tRNA-(ms[2]io[6]A)-hydroxylase, translating into MLGLKLPTDPRWADIAEKNIEDILVDHAYCEQKAASTAISLIVTYPEYSELVTAMTALAREEMGHFKMVHDRILNMGFTMGRDRKDEYVLKLRDFFPKGGSRTTQMVHRLLIAGLIEARSCERFRLLSEELEDKELAKFYRDLMVSEANHYTMFLKFARQYGDREIVDQKWQELLEFEAKIMKDLGKDESIHG; encoded by the coding sequence ATGTTAGGACTAAAATTACCTACAGACCCAAGATGGGCTGATATTGCTGAAAAAAATATTGAAGACATCCTTGTAGATCATGCTTATTGTGAGCAAAAAGCAGCATCAACCGCAATTTCCTTGATTGTCACTTACCCTGAATATTCAGAATTAGTAACTGCTATGACTGCGTTAGCCCGAGAAGAGATGGGGCATTTTAAAATGGTTCATGATCGCATTCTCAATATGGGCTTCACCATGGGACGTGACAGGAAAGATGAATATGTATTGAAATTACGTGATTTCTTTCCAAAAGGTGGGAGTCGAACCACACAAATGGTTCATCGTTTATTAATTGCAGGTTTAATTGAAGCCAGGAGTTGTGAACGCTTTAGACTTCTATCTGAAGAACTGGAAGATAAAGAACTTGCAAAATTTTACCGTGATCTTATGGTGAGCGAGGCAAACCATTATACGATGTTCCTCAAATTTGCCAGGCAGTACGGAGATCGCGAGATCGTAGATCAAAAATGGCAGGAACTCTTAGAGTTTGAAGCAAAGATCATGAAAGATCTTGGAAAAGACGAAAGCATTCACGGTTAG
- a CDS encoding DNA polymerase III subunit gamma/tau, whose translation MEHFVVSARKYRPQTFKDVVGQQAITNTLANAINNNHLAQALLFTGPRGVGKTTCARILAKMINQKETQDPDEDFAFNIFELDAASNNSVDDIRNLIDQVRIPPQVGNYKVYIIDEVHMLSASAFNAFLKTLEEPPKHAIFILATTEKHKIIPTILSRCQIFDFKRITVTDAKNYLGHIAQQEGVNAEDDALHIIAQKADGAMRDALSIYDRVVSFSGNDLTRQAVTENLNVLDYDTYMQVTDLILENNIPQLLVNYNDILSSGFDGHHFIAGLASHFRDLLVCKDQKTIALLEVGDQTKAKYFEQSQKTSHQFLLEAIELANSCDLKYKSSHNQRLLVELCLMQLASISFDSEKKKSDRKIVPASNFEQEAVSIPTEKKTLVRENEHDNSSPSEEIPLPKPDVSKESCTDEKEDIYYSEDRPADTSTIAQNIQDTEAADDSKTSIPHENEIHEPKNEVLAKNESVPDKQNKSKEVKTSAEKEPEQKAFPEIKREKVSGLSMKSIGKKKELAEKQKAMMPVEKVMDDSFSEEDLVLQWKNYTDKLKRKGEKILASIFESQTPTLQGKDIHLTFPNETMKLDLEREENRLMAYLKAHLRNTHIRLHIHVDEATSRKYAFTPQEKYEKLKEANPLLDKLRATFDLDV comes from the coding sequence ATGGAGCATTTCGTAGTATCGGCAAGAAAATACAGGCCGCAAACCTTTAAAGATGTTGTTGGCCAACAGGCAATCACAAATACCCTGGCAAATGCCATAAACAACAATCACCTGGCCCAGGCACTGTTATTTACAGGTCCGCGTGGGGTTGGTAAAACTACCTGTGCCCGTATTCTTGCGAAAATGATCAATCAAAAAGAAACGCAGGATCCAGATGAAGATTTTGCATTCAATATTTTTGAACTGGATGCCGCTTCCAATAACTCTGTAGATGATATTCGTAATCTAATAGATCAGGTACGAATTCCGCCTCAGGTTGGGAATTACAAGGTCTATATTATAGATGAGGTTCACATGCTTTCAGCTTCCGCGTTTAATGCCTTTTTAAAAACTCTGGAAGAGCCGCCAAAACATGCGATCTTTATTCTTGCAACTACAGAAAAACATAAAATTATACCAACGATACTCTCTCGTTGTCAGATCTTCGATTTTAAGAGAATCACCGTCACCGATGCTAAAAATTATCTAGGACACATCGCCCAGCAGGAAGGTGTAAATGCCGAAGATGACGCATTGCATATTATCGCGCAGAAAGCTGATGGTGCTATGAGGGACGCTCTTTCTATCTATGACAGAGTGGTTAGTTTTAGCGGAAATGATCTTACAAGACAGGCCGTAACCGAAAACCTGAATGTGTTGGATTACGACACCTATATGCAGGTAACAGACCTGATTTTGGAGAATAATATCCCACAGTTACTCGTAAATTACAATGATATTCTCTCCAGTGGTTTTGATGGTCATCATTTTATAGCCGGGCTTGCCTCGCACTTTAGAGATTTATTGGTTTGCAAAGATCAAAAGACCATTGCCCTACTGGAAGTTGGGGATCAAACAAAAGCTAAATATTTTGAACAGTCTCAAAAAACTTCACATCAATTTTTACTGGAAGCTATAGAACTTGCAAATTCCTGTGATCTAAAATATAAGAGCAGTCATAATCAAAGATTATTGGTAGAGCTTTGCCTGATGCAACTTGCATCGATTAGCTTTGATTCAGAAAAAAAAAAGTCTGATCGCAAGATAGTTCCTGCTTCAAACTTTGAACAGGAAGCTGTGAGTATTCCTACAGAGAAAAAAACTCTCGTCAGAGAAAATGAACATGATAATTCTTCTCCTTCAGAAGAAATTCCACTTCCTAAACCAGATGTTTCAAAGGAAAGCTGTACTGATGAGAAAGAAGATATTTACTATTCAGAAGACCGTCCCGCAGATACAAGCACAATAGCACAAAATATTCAGGATACTGAAGCGGCAGATGATTCTAAGACATCCATCCCTCATGAAAATGAAATTCACGAACCGAAGAATGAAGTCTTAGCCAAAAATGAATCAGTTCCAGACAAGCAAAACAAGAGTAAGGAAGTAAAAACTTCAGCAGAAAAAGAACCGGAACAAAAAGCTTTTCCTGAGATTAAAAGAGAAAAAGTTTCCGGGCTATCTATGAAGAGTATTGGCAAGAAAAAAGAACTTGCTGAAAAGCAAAAGGCGATGATGCCTGTAGAAAAAGTGATGGATGATTCTTTTAGTGAAGAAGATCTCGTACTCCAATGGAAAAATTATACCGATAAATTAAAGAGGAAAGGAGAAAAGATACTTGCATCTATTTTTGAATCACAAACTCCTACACTTCAAGGAAAAGATATTCATCTTACTTTTCCCAATGAGACCATGAAACTGGATCTTGAAAGAGAAGAAAACAGGCTCATGGCGTATTTGAAAGCCCATTTAAGAAACACGCATATTCGTCTACATATCCACGTAGATGAAGCAACTTCCAGGAAATACGCTTTTACACCACAAGAGAAATACGAGAAACTTAAGGAGGCAAATCCCCTTTTAGATAAACTTAGGGCAACTTTTGATTTAGACGTTTAG
- a CDS encoding glycoside hydrolase family 16 protein translates to MLKAQNYQLVWSDEFLDTGKPDPEKWNYETGFIRNLEEQIYTKRKKNVLIKNGKLELIAKKEHFKNKRFDPNIKNYRINTESSNYTSGSINTKDKFEFKYGRVEVRAKLPEGNGVWPAIWMLGANFEEIEYPYAGEIDIMEHVGVEPNEIHATVHYPWDNPQGIKSSGGVKAISNPSKKFHVYSVNWTSEKIEFLIDNSLYYSFDIDQAGSKNNPFRKPFYLILNLALGGNWAGEVDKEIFPQKFLVDYVRVYKQIEE, encoded by the coding sequence ATGCTTAAAGCCCAAAATTATCAACTGGTTTGGAGTGATGAATTTCTCGATACCGGAAAACCCGATCCTGAAAAATGGAATTATGAAACAGGATTTATAAGGAATCTGGAGGAACAGATCTACACCAAAAGAAAAAAGAATGTTCTTATCAAGAACGGAAAGCTGGAATTAATTGCCAAAAAAGAACATTTCAAGAATAAAAGATTTGATCCTAACATAAAAAACTATCGCATAAATACTGAATCTTCCAACTACACCTCTGGCAGCATCAACACTAAAGACAAATTTGAATTCAAATATGGACGTGTAGAGGTACGTGCAAAATTACCTGAAGGCAATGGGGTATGGCCTGCTATCTGGATGCTGGGAGCAAATTTTGAGGAAATTGAATACCCATACGCCGGGGAAATTGATATTATGGAACATGTGGGTGTAGAACCCAATGAGATCCATGCGACCGTACATTACCCCTGGGACAATCCTCAGGGAATCAAATCTAGCGGGGGAGTTAAAGCAATAAGCAATCCTTCAAAGAAATTTCATGTGTATTCTGTTAACTGGACTTCAGAAAAAATTGAGTTTCTTATTGATAATTCCCTGTACTACAGTTTTGATATTGACCAGGCAGGTAGTAAAAACAATCCTTTTAGAAAGCCATTTTATCTTATTTTAAATCTTGCCCTGGGCGGTAATTGGGCGGGAGAAGTAGACAAAGAGATCTTTCCTCAAAAATTCCTTGTAGATTACGTGCGGGTTTATAAACAAATTGAAGAATAA
- a CDS encoding RsmD family RNA methyltransferase: MRIISGTHKGRRITAPSKLPVRPTTDVAKEALFNILNNHYHLQDLSIIDLFSGTGNIAYEFAARGAKTITAVDANFDCVKFIKKTSAELDFPITTIKSDVFKYLEKVSVKADIIFADPPYNFDDKKFAKISELVFQNNMLNEDGQLIIEHSKHTDLSELENFRESRKYGGSVFSFFE, encoded by the coding sequence ATGCGAATTATCTCAGGAACTCATAAAGGAAGAAGAATAACAGCTCCGTCAAAATTACCTGTACGGCCTACTACAGATGTTGCCAAGGAAGCTTTATTTAATATCCTGAATAACCACTATCATCTTCAGGATCTCAGCATTATTGATCTTTTTTCGGGTACAGGAAACATCGCTTATGAATTTGCTGCCCGGGGTGCTAAAACTATTACTGCTGTAGATGCCAATTTTGACTGTGTGAAATTTATCAAGAAAACTTCTGCAGAACTTGACTTCCCTATCACCACCATCAAAAGTGATGTATTTAAATATCTTGAAAAAGTATCAGTAAAAGCGGATATCATATTTGCAGATCCTCCTTATAATTTTGATGATAAGAAGTTTGCTAAAATAAGTGAGCTGGTTTTTCAAAATAATATGCTAAATGAAGATGGACAGTTAATTATTGAACATTCTAAACACACCGATCTTTCAGAGCTTGAAAACTTCAGGGAAAGTCGCAAATATGGTGGTTCTGTCTTTAGTTTTTTCGAATAA
- a CDS encoding DUF3822 family protein — protein MDLTGMVEKETTRENTHNKKLSIQVSLNGLSFCMLDLQDNTISYFKKVQFEKQLDPVKVLSRIELAYEQEEKLNQPVDEVKLLYTNSLFTLVPEELFDEDHAASFLKFNTKILKTDFIAFDKIQKDIVNVYIPYANINNYFFDKYGEFEYRHSLSVLIDSLLSIPNQNSAPKVYLHSHLNTYQLVVIEHSKLIFANSFEYDTKEDFLYYLLFTAEQLNLDPHEFELIMFGDISKDSEEYKMAWNYIKNISFMGPFHSFQFNTENKPEEERSEYLLIQSL, from the coding sequence ATGGATTTGACAGGTATGGTGGAGAAAGAGACAACTAGAGAAAATACACACAATAAGAAATTGTCCATTCAGGTTAGCTTGAATGGACTTTCTTTTTGTATGCTGGATCTACAGGATAACACGATAAGTTATTTTAAAAAGGTCCAATTTGAAAAGCAACTGGATCCTGTTAAAGTATTATCCAGAATAGAGCTTGCTTATGAGCAAGAGGAGAAATTGAATCAACCTGTAGACGAAGTTAAACTTCTGTATACCAACAGCCTTTTTACGCTGGTACCAGAAGAATTATTTGATGAAGACCATGCTGCAAGCTTTCTAAAATTCAATACAAAAATTCTTAAGACCGATTTTATTGCTTTTGATAAGATTCAAAAGGATATTGTGAATGTCTATATTCCATACGCGAATATCAACAACTATTTTTTTGATAAATACGGAGAATTTGAATATCGTCACAGTTTAAGTGTCCTTATTGATTCTCTACTTAGTATTCCAAACCAAAATTCTGCACCAAAAGTCTATTTACATTCCCATCTTAATACTTACCAATTGGTAGTTATTGAGCATAGTAAACTAATCTTTGCAAATAGTTTTGAATACGATACCAAAGAAGATTTTCTTTATTATCTGTTATTTACTGCGGAACAGCTTAATTTAGATCCACATGAATTTGAACTGATCATGTTTGGGGATATCTCGAAAGATTCTGAAGAATATAAAATGGCCTGGAATTACATCAAAAATATTTCATTTATGGGGCCATTTCATTCTTTTCAATTTAACACTGAAAACAAACCGGAAGAAGAACGCTCTGAGTATCTTTTAATCCAATCTCTATAA
- a CDS encoding AAA family ATPase — MEKITPDSFFKLLIEDLGFKATDKQDVALQMLSEFVVSGGKDRLFLLRGFAGTGKTTIISTLVKNLWKIRKSGVLLAPTGRAAKVISNYSKKEAFTIHKKIYFPKKSSGGGVQFTLQPNKHKNTLFIVDEASMISDDGGNSKLFENGSLLDDLIQYVYQGHNCQLILIGDTAQLPPVKMDLSPALEEQKLEFNYNKQVSFIELDEVVRQSEESDILHNATLIRESLQEEFYESFQFELTQNKDVIRLIDGYEIMDAIQDCYTSDGHEDTSIIVRSNKRANMYNQQIRSRILFQEEELSAGDYLMVVKNNYFWVKPTSEAGFIANGDIVKVLEIFGFKELYGFRFAEVQVQMVDYPKMRPFETVIMLDTLTSNTPSLTYDESNKLYEEVKKDYANERSKYKQFMNIKNNKYFNALQIKFSYAITCHKSQGGQWKNVFIEQPYLPNGVGKEYLRWLYTAMTRAQDKLYLIGFGDDFFTAN; from the coding sequence ATGGAAAAAATCACTCCAGATTCCTTTTTTAAATTATTAATCGAAGATCTAGGATTTAAAGCTACAGATAAACAGGATGTCGCTTTGCAAATGTTATCTGAATTTGTAGTTAGTGGAGGGAAAGACAGGCTCTTTTTACTCCGGGGATTCGCCGGAACTGGAAAAACAACCATCATAAGTACGCTGGTGAAGAATCTATGGAAGATAAGGAAATCTGGTGTCTTACTGGCACCTACGGGTAGGGCGGCCAAGGTAATCTCTAATTACTCTAAAAAAGAAGCTTTTACTATTCACAAAAAAATATATTTTCCTAAGAAATCGAGTGGAGGAGGGGTTCAATTTACACTTCAGCCAAATAAACATAAAAACACATTGTTTATTGTCGATGAAGCATCGATGATTTCAGACGATGGGGGAAATTCAAAATTATTTGAAAATGGCTCTTTGCTGGATGATCTTATTCAATATGTGTATCAGGGACATAATTGCCAGTTAATCCTTATTGGAGATACTGCGCAGTTACCTCCGGTAAAGATGGATCTGAGCCCGGCGCTGGAAGAACAAAAGCTTGAATTCAATTACAATAAGCAGGTATCTTTTATTGAACTGGATGAAGTAGTTAGGCAGAGTGAAGAAAGCGATATTTTGCATAATGCGACTCTTATCCGGGAAAGTTTGCAGGAAGAGTTCTATGAAAGTTTTCAATTTGAACTTACTCAGAATAAAGATGTAATTAGGCTGATAGACGGATATGAAATCATGGACGCCATCCAGGATTGTTATACTTCAGACGGGCATGAGGATACAAGTATTATTGTTCGTTCTAATAAACGAGCGAATATGTACAATCAGCAAATTAGATCCAGGATCCTTTTTCAGGAAGAAGAACTTTCCGCTGGTGATTATTTAATGGTGGTGAAGAACAATTATTTCTGGGTAAAACCTACCAGTGAAGCTGGGTTTATTGCTAATGGAGATATTGTGAAGGTTCTGGAGATCTTCGGATTCAAGGAACTTTATGGATTCCGGTTTGCTGAAGTTCAGGTACAAATGGTAGATTATCCAAAAATGAGACCTTTTGAAACTGTGATCATGCTGGATACTTTAACCAGCAATACACCTTCGCTTACTTATGATGAATCAAATAAATTATACGAAGAGGTAAAGAAGGATTATGCTAATGAGCGTTCTAAGTACAAGCAGTTTATGAATATTAAGAATAATAAATACTTTAATGCGCTTCAAATAAAATTTTCCTATGCGATCACATGCCATAAATCACAAGGGGGACAATGGAAAAATGTATTTATCGAGCAGCCATATTTGCCAAATGGCGTAGGAAAGGAATACTTGAGATGGCTTTACACCGCCATGACAAGAGCACAGGATAAATTATATCTCATAGGTTTTGGAGATGATTTTTTCACAGCTAACTAA